The following are encoded in a window of Catharus ustulatus isolate bCatUst1 chromosome 12, bCatUst1.pri.v2, whole genome shotgun sequence genomic DNA:
- the LOC117002004 gene encoding cytochrome P450 1A5-like isoform X1, whose amino-acid sequence MLKAAMRLVGSPGAVSATEVLLVAAALCVVLVLLQWLQQQPVPSGLRRPPGPRGYPMLGNVLELRKDPHVALRRLSRRYGDVMEVRIGTRPVLVLSGLDTIRQALVKQGEDFMGRPDLHSFRFVTDGQSLSFSPDTGEVWRARRRLAQSALKSFSAAPSPTLYSSCLLEEHVSQEAEYLVTKFLRLMEEEKRFEPYRYLVVSVANVICAMCFGKRYEHEDQELLSLVNSAEKFTQVAAAGNPADFIPLLRYLPSPSMKLFVDFNKCLLSFLQKRVKEHYETYDKNNIRDITDSLIDQCLDKNQGTTMAAQIPKEKIINIVNDLFGAGFDTITTALSWSLMYLVTYPNIQKRIQEELDQTIGRERRPRLSDQGTLPYMESFILEMFRHSSFVPLAIPHSTTKDTVLNGFYIPKDRCVFINQWQVNHDEKLWKDPETFKPERFLSADGTKVNKEDGEKVLLFGLGKRRCIGENIARGQVFLFLATLLQQLEFSVCEGSRVDMTPLYGLTLRHKRCEHFQARQRFPMKGRS is encoded by the exons ATGCTGAAGGCTGCGATGCGGCTGGTGGGGAGCCCCGGGGCGGTGTCGGCCAccgaggtgctgctggtggccgCGGCGCTGTGCGTGgtgttggtgctgctgcagtggctgcagcagcagcccgtGCCCTCGGGGCTGCGGAGGCCGCCGGGCCCGCGGGGCTATCCCATGCTGGGCAACGTGCTGGAGCTGCGCAAGGACCCGCACGTGGCGCTGAGGCGGCTGAGCCGGCGCTACGGGGACGTGATGGAGGTGCGCATCGGCACCCGGCCCGTGCTGGTGCTCAGCGGGCTGGACACCATCAGGCAAGCGCTGGTCAAGCAAGGAGAGGACTTCATGGGGCGCCCCGACCTCCACAGTTTCCGCTTTGTCACGGACGGGCAGAGCCTGTCGTTCAGTCCCGACACCGGCGAGGTGTGGAGGGCGCGCAGGAGGCTGGCCCAGAGTGCCCTGAAGAGCTTCTcggctgcccccagccccactctgtactccagctgcctgctggaggAGCACGTGTCGCAGGAGGCCGAGTACCTGGTCACCAAATTCCTGCGGCtgatggaggaggagaagaggttTGAGCCCTACCGGTACCTGGTGGTGTCGGTGGCCAACGTCATCTGTGCCATGTGCTTTGGCAAGCGCTACGAGCACGaggaccaggagctgctcagcctggtgAATTCAGCAGAGAAGTTCACccaggtggctgctgctggcaacCCCGCCGACTTCATCCCCCTGCTGCGGtacctgcccagccccagcatgaAATTGTTCGTGGATTTCAACAAGTGCCTCCTCAGCTTCCTGCAGAAGAGGGTCAAGGAGCACTACGAGACCTATGACAAG AACAACATCCGGGACATCACAGACTCCCTCATTGATCAGTGCCTGGACAAAAATCAGGGAACGACCATGGCCGCGCAGATCCCCAAGGAGAAGATCATCAACATTGTGAACGACCTCTTTGGAGCAG GTTTCGACACCATAaccacagccctgtcctggagCCTCATGTACCTTGTGACGTACCCCAACATCCAGAAGAGGATCCAGGAAGAGCTGG ACCAGACCATCGGGCGGGAGAGGCGGCCGCGGCTGTCGGACCAGGGCACGCTGCCCTACATGGAATCCTTCATCCTGGAGATGTTCAGGCACTCCTCCTTCGTGCCCTTGGCCATCCCACACAG CACGACCAAGGACACGGTGTTGAACGGCTTCTACATCCCAAAGGATCGCTGTGTGTTCATCAACCAGTGGCAGGTGAACCATGACGA GAAGCTTTGGAAGGACCCAGAAACCTTCAAGCCCGAGCGTTTCCTCAGCGCTGACGGCACCAAGGTGAACAAAGAGGACGGCGAGAAGGTGCTGCTGTTTGGCCTGGGCAAGAGGAGGTGCATTGGGGAGAACATTGCCAGGGGACAGGTGTTCCTGTTCCTGGCCacgctgctccagcagctggagttCAGTGTCTgtgagggcagcagggtggACATGACCCCTCTGTACGGGCTGACCCTGAGGCACAAGAGGTGTGAGCACTTCCAGGCCAGGCAGCGCTTCCCCAtgaagggcaggagctga
- the LOC117002005 gene encoding cytochrome P450 1A4: MLKAAMRLVGSPGAVSATEVLLVAAALCLVLALLQWLQQQQQQPVPSGLRRPPGPRGYPVLGNVLELRKDPHVALRRLSQRYGDVMEVRIGTRPVLVLSGLDTIRQALVKQGEDFMGRPDLHSFHYISDGQSLSFSPDSGEVWKALRRLAQSALKSFSVAPSPTSSSSCLLEEHVSQEAEYLVTKFLQLMEEGKRFDLSQYVVVSVANVICAMCFGKRYEHEDQELLSLVNLGNEFGEVAASGNPADFIPLLRYLPSRSMELFKDINRRFSIFVKKIVQEHYSSFDKEHIRDITDSLISHCQEKSAEEDAHGQLSNDKIIHIVNDLFGAGFDTVATALSWSLMYVALYPDVQRKIQEELDQTIGRERRPRLSDRGKLPYTEAFILEMFRHSSFVPFTIPHSTTKATVLNGYYIPKDTCVFINQWQVNHDEKLWKEPSAFRPERFLTPTGTEVSRTESEKVLSFGLGKRRCLGEVIGRWEIFLFLTTLLQQLHFSLRPGEHVDITPQYGLTMKYKKCEAFQIQQRFPVKSSP, from the exons ATGCTGAAGGCTGCGATGCGGCTGGTGGGGAGCCCCGGGGCGGTGTCGGCCAccgaggtgctgctggtggccgCGGCGCTGTGCCTGGTGTTGGCgctgctgcagtggctgcagcagcagcagcagcagcccgtGCCCTCAGGGCTGCGGAGGCCGCCGGGCCCGCGGGGCTATCCCGTGCTGGGCAACGTGCTGGAGCTGCGCAAGGACCCGCACGTGGCGCTGAGGCGGCTGAGCCAGCGCTACGGGGACGTGATGGAGGTGCGCATCGGCACCCGGCCCGTGCTGGTGCTCAGCGGGCTGGACACCATCAGGCAAGCGCTGGTCAAGCAAGGAGAGGACTTCATGGGGCGTCCCGACCTCCACAGCTTCCACTACATCTCCGACGGGCAGAGCCTGTCGTTCAGCCCCGACTCCGGGGAGGTGTGGAAGGCGCTCAGGAGGCTGGCCCAGAGTGCCCTGAAGAGCTTCTCGGtcgcccccagccccacctcgTCCTCTAGCTGCTTGCTGGAGGAGCACGTGTCGCAGGAGGCCGAGTACCTGGTCAccaaattcctgcagctgatggaggaggggaagaggtTTGACCTTAGCCAGTACGTGGTGGTGTCTGTGGCCAATGTCATCTGTGCCATGTGCTTTGGCAAGCGCTACGAGCACGaggaccaggagctgctcagcctggtgAACCTGGGCAACGAATTTGGGGAGGTGGCTGCTTCTGGCAACCCAGCTGACTTCATCCCCCTGCTGCGGTACCTGCCCAGCCGCAGCATGGAGCTCTTCAAGGACATCAACCGGCGCTTCAGCATCTTCGTGAAGAAAATCGTGCAGGAGCATTACAGCAGCTTTGATAAG GAGCACATCCGCGACATCACGGACTCGCTGATCAGCCACTGCCAGGAGAAGAGTGCCGAGGAGGACGCCCATGGCCAGCTCTCCAACGACAAGATCATCCACATCGTCAACGACCTCTTTGGAGCAG GCTTTGACACTGTGGCAACTGCCCTGTCCTGGAGCCTCATGTACGTTGCCTTGTACCCTGATGTCCAGAGGAAGATCCAGGAAGAGCTCG ACCAGACCATCGGGCGAGAGAGGCGGCCGCGGCTCTCGGACCGGGGCAAGCTGCCCTACACGGAAGCTTTTATCCTGGAGATGTTCAGGCATTCCTCCTTCGTGCCCTTCACCATCCCACACAG CACGACAAAAGCAACGGTGCTGAATGGCTACTACATCCCCAAGGACACCTGTGTGTTCATCAACCAGTGGCAAGTGAACCACGATGA GAAACTTTGGAAGGAGCCCTCAGCCTTCAGGCCCGAGCGTTTCCTGACCCCCACAGGCACAGAAGTCAGCAGGACAGAGAGTGAGAAGGTTCTGTCCTTCGGGCTGGGCAAGCGGCGCTGCCTGGGCGAGGTCATCGGCCGCTGGGagatcttcctcttcctcaccaCCCTGCTGCAGCAACTGCACTTCAGCCTGAGGCCTGGGGAGCACGTGGACATCACCCCCCAGTATGGGCTGACCATGAAGTACAAGAAGTGTGAGGCCTTCCAGATCCAGCAGCGTTTTCCTGTGAAAAGCTCTCCCTGA
- the LOC117002004 gene encoding cytochrome P450 1A5-like isoform X2: MIFPGAVSATEVLLVAAALCVVLVLLQWLQQQPVPSGLRRPPGPRGYPMLGNVLELRKDPHVALRRLSRRYGDVMEVRIGTRPVLVLSGLDTIRQALVKQGEDFMGRPDLHSFRFVTDGQSLSFSPDTGEVWRARRRLAQSALKSFSAAPSPTLYSSCLLEEHVSQEAEYLVTKFLRLMEEEKRFEPYRYLVVSVANVICAMCFGKRYEHEDQELLSLVNSAEKFTQVAAAGNPADFIPLLRYLPSPSMKLFVDFNKCLLSFLQKRVKEHYETYDKNNIRDITDSLIDQCLDKNQGTTMAAQIPKEKIINIVNDLFGAGFDTITTALSWSLMYLVTYPNIQKRIQEELDQTIGRERRPRLSDQGTLPYMESFILEMFRHSSFVPLAIPHSTTKDTVLNGFYIPKDRCVFINQWQVNHDEKLWKDPETFKPERFLSADGTKVNKEDGEKVLLFGLGKRRCIGENIARGQVFLFLATLLQQLEFSVCEGSRVDMTPLYGLTLRHKRCEHFQARQRFPMKGRS; encoded by the exons ATGATCTT CCCCGGGGCGGTGTCGGCCAccgaggtgctgctggtggccgCGGCGCTGTGCGTGgtgttggtgctgctgcagtggctgcagcagcagcccgtGCCCTCGGGGCTGCGGAGGCCGCCGGGCCCGCGGGGCTATCCCATGCTGGGCAACGTGCTGGAGCTGCGCAAGGACCCGCACGTGGCGCTGAGGCGGCTGAGCCGGCGCTACGGGGACGTGATGGAGGTGCGCATCGGCACCCGGCCCGTGCTGGTGCTCAGCGGGCTGGACACCATCAGGCAAGCGCTGGTCAAGCAAGGAGAGGACTTCATGGGGCGCCCCGACCTCCACAGTTTCCGCTTTGTCACGGACGGGCAGAGCCTGTCGTTCAGTCCCGACACCGGCGAGGTGTGGAGGGCGCGCAGGAGGCTGGCCCAGAGTGCCCTGAAGAGCTTCTcggctgcccccagccccactctgtactccagctgcctgctggaggAGCACGTGTCGCAGGAGGCCGAGTACCTGGTCACCAAATTCCTGCGGCtgatggaggaggagaagaggttTGAGCCCTACCGGTACCTGGTGGTGTCGGTGGCCAACGTCATCTGTGCCATGTGCTTTGGCAAGCGCTACGAGCACGaggaccaggagctgctcagcctggtgAATTCAGCAGAGAAGTTCACccaggtggctgctgctggcaacCCCGCCGACTTCATCCCCCTGCTGCGGtacctgcccagccccagcatgaAATTGTTCGTGGATTTCAACAAGTGCCTCCTCAGCTTCCTGCAGAAGAGGGTCAAGGAGCACTACGAGACCTATGACAAG AACAACATCCGGGACATCACAGACTCCCTCATTGATCAGTGCCTGGACAAAAATCAGGGAACGACCATGGCCGCGCAGATCCCCAAGGAGAAGATCATCAACATTGTGAACGACCTCTTTGGAGCAG GTTTCGACACCATAaccacagccctgtcctggagCCTCATGTACCTTGTGACGTACCCCAACATCCAGAAGAGGATCCAGGAAGAGCTGG ACCAGACCATCGGGCGGGAGAGGCGGCCGCGGCTGTCGGACCAGGGCACGCTGCCCTACATGGAATCCTTCATCCTGGAGATGTTCAGGCACTCCTCCTTCGTGCCCTTGGCCATCCCACACAG CACGACCAAGGACACGGTGTTGAACGGCTTCTACATCCCAAAGGATCGCTGTGTGTTCATCAACCAGTGGCAGGTGAACCATGACGA GAAGCTTTGGAAGGACCCAGAAACCTTCAAGCCCGAGCGTTTCCTCAGCGCTGACGGCACCAAGGTGAACAAAGAGGACGGCGAGAAGGTGCTGCTGTTTGGCCTGGGCAAGAGGAGGTGCATTGGGGAGAACATTGCCAGGGGACAGGTGTTCCTGTTCCTGGCCacgctgctccagcagctggagttCAGTGTCTgtgagggcagcagggtggACATGACCCCTCTGTACGGGCTGACCCTGAGGCACAAGAGGTGTGAGCACTTCCAGGCCAGGCAGCGCTTCCCCAtgaagggcaggagctga